The genomic stretch TCCAGCGGGCGACCGTCGCGCTCTGCGCCGAGATGTGCGGCGGCGCGCAGAGGGTCCTCGACATGACGACGGAGTACGCGAAGATCCGCGTCGCGTTCGGCAAGCCGATCGGCACCTACCAGGGCGTGAAGCACAAGGCCGCCGACATGCTCGTGGACGTCGAGAACGCGAAGTCGCTCACGTACTACGCCGCGTGGGCGGCGGACGAGAACTCGCCCGAGACCGCGCTGGCGATCTCGATGGCGAAGGCGTACGCCTCCGACGCCTACCGCAAGGTGTCGGCGACCGGCATCCAGCTCCACGGCGGCATCGGCTTCACCTGGGAGCACGACCTGCACCTCTACTTCAAGCGCGCGAAGGCGTCCGAGTTCACCTTCGGCGACGCGACCTACCACCGCGAGCGGGTCGCCCAGCTCATCAATTTGTAGCGCTGCTAGATCGCTTCGGGGGCGCGGACCGTCCGCTCGTTCGTCACGTTGCCGGTGTTCAGCGTGGACTTCGGCTCGAGGAGGACGACGTGGACCTCGTCGGTCAGCGCGAGCGGGCAGTGCTCGACGCCGCGCGGCACGACGATGAACTCGCCGGGGCCGACGTCGCGGTTGCCGTCGCGGAGCTGCATCCGGAGCCGTCCGGCGACCACCAGGAAGAGCTCGTCCTCGGTCTCGTGGTGGTGCCAGACGAACTCGCCCTTGAGCTTGACCACCTTGACGTGCAGATCGTTCACTTCGCCGACGATCTTCGGCGACCACGGCTCGGTGAAGCGCCGGAACTTGTCGGCGAGGTTGACGACGTTCATGGTGGGATGATACCGCAGGAGCGATGAGCGACGCGCCCCGCCCTCCCGTCGAGCCCAAGCCCGCCGCATCGGTCGTGCTCGTGCGCGAGGCCGCCGCCGGCGCGCCGGAGCCGCTCGAGGCGTACATGATCCGCCGCAACCGCGGGATGAAGTTCCTCGGCGGCTACTACGCCTTCCCCGGCGGCAAGGTCGATCCGGGCGACGCCGTGCCCGAGGTCCTCGCGCGCTGCCGCGGCGTCGCGGCGCCGGAGGCGGAGGCG from Candidatus Methylomirabilota bacterium encodes the following:
- a CDS encoding cupin domain-containing protein — protein: MNVVNLADKFRRFTEPWSPKIVGEVNDLHVKVVKLKGEFVWHHHETEDELFLVVAGRLRMQLRDGNRDVGPGEFIVVPRGVEHCPLALTDEVHVVLLEPKSTLNTGNVTNERTVRAPEAI